The following coding sequences lie in one Ictalurus punctatus breed USDA103 chromosome 16, Coco_2.0, whole genome shotgun sequence genomic window:
- the anxa4 gene encoding annexin A4: MAALGNRGTVSQASDFDAEIDAEKLRLAMKGAGTDEAAIISVLAHRTIAQRQKIKEAYKVSVGKNLEDDIKSELTGNFEKVVCGLLMPAPVYDSYELRNAIKGAGTDEACLIEILASRTNTEIKALAATYKKENDRDLEDDICGDTSGMFKRVLVSLATAGRDESTTVDDALVKQDAKEIFDAGEARWGTDEVKFLTILCVRNRNHLLRVFQEYQKISGRDIEDSIKREMSGCLEDVFLAIVKCLRSKPAFFAERLYKSMKGLGTTDSILIRVMVSRAEIDMIDIKAEFLKQYGKTLNSFIKGDTSGDYRKILLELCGAEI, from the exons ATGGCAGCG CTTGGAAACCGTGGTACTGTCTCGCAGGCGTCGGATTTCGATGCCGAAATCGACGCAGAGAAGCTGAGATTGGCCATGAAGGGAGCAG gcaCCGATGAGGCAGCGATCATCTCCGTTCTGGCTCATCGTACGATTGCGCAGAGGCAGAAGATTAAGGAGGCCTATAAAGTGTCTGTAGGAAAG AATTTGGAAGACGATATAAAGTCGGAGCTGACCGGTAATTTCGAGAAGGTCGTGTGTGGGCTGCTGATGCCTGCGCCTGTTTACGACTCCTACGAGCTGAGAAACGCCATCAAG GGTGCTGGAACTGATGAAGCATGTCTGATTGAGATTTTGGCTTCAAGAACCAACACTGAGATTAAAGCTCTTGCTGCCACCTACAAGAAAG AGAACGATCGTGATCTGGAGGATGATATCTGCGGAGACACATCTGGCATGTTTAAGAGGGTCCTGGTGTCCCTGGCCACG gCCGGGAGAGATGAGAGCACCACTGTGGATGACGCACTCGTTAAACAGGATGCCAAG gAGATCTTTGACGCGGGTGAGGCGCGCTGGGGAACAGACGAGGTCAAGTTTCTCACCATCTTGTGCGTGAGGAACAGGAACCACTTGCTTAGAG TGTTTCAGGAGTACCAGAAGATTTCTGGCCGGGACATTGAGGACAGCATTAAGAGGGAGATGTCCGGATGCCTGGAGGATGTTTTTCTCGCCATAG TGAAGTGCCTCAGGAGCAAGCCGGCGTTCTTCGCCGAGAGACTTTACAAATCCATGAAG ggtttaGGAACCACTGACAGCATCCTGATCAGAGTGATGGTTTCTCGGGCTGAGATTGACATGATTGACATCAAAGCCGAGTTCCTGAAGCAGTACGGAAAAACTCTGAACTCCTTCATCAAG ggggaCACATCAGGGGATTACCGAAAGATCCTTCTGGAGCTTTGTGGAGCAGAAATCTAA